A window of Hordeum vulgare subsp. vulgare chromosome 5H, MorexV3_pseudomolecules_assembly, whole genome shotgun sequence genomic DNA:
GTTCTCCACCCATTCTAGATAAATACCAAATCACGAATCATCTCACAACGATTCAGGAATTTATATGTCAAAAGCAGAAAAGACatcaataaatatttttagttgtGTTATAATTGAAATAACACGCCACAACTAATCACTAAAGTATAGTGGACACTAAGAATTAAGGTTTTCAATTACCTCAAGAGTCATAAATACTAAGCATGTAAAGGATGTCAAAGGAAAAAAATTCGGAATGAAAGAGCACATGTGTATATGCTCTTCAACCATTTAGATAAAGACCAATCAGGACTTGACTGACCAAAATCCAGTTATTGGGTTGATAGCAAATCTAATGACAAAAATCTAGAAAGGACATAGCTAGAGATTTCGAGTTGCTATAAGAAATGACTCGGTGGCCATGAATCGGAGCATGCTACTACTGTTGCATGAAGGACATGGGCTTCAGAACAGATAGGAGggaggcagaggaggaagaagggagggaATGAAGCTCACCATGAGATTTTTGAAGTAGATGCCATGCACGGCTGACACCGCGGTTGTGGGGGAGCCATCCACCACCGTCTAGGAAACCACCAGAGGTGAGCCACTGTCGTGCTAGGGTTGGGCCGCCACAGGCGTATGTCGCGCAACCACCAGGTTCAGGAGCACCGTCCTGGTAGGCACGTGTTGGAGTCATGAAAAAACTATCTACAAGCAATGGTGCACTCATTGGGACATATCAGACAAAAATTTAGAAGGATATTATTACTGTTACATATGTTTTATCATATAGAACTTTGAAGTAGACCTCACACAACTACAGAATATGTATATCTTTTTCATAAAAGCCATTATTTCAGACTATGTTCAATACAGAATAATATATATAGCTGACTCGGAAGTTAAATTTCTTGATACAAAGTGCGTGACTTGAGAACCTATCTACTTAATAATACATTTCTTGGTACAAGTGCACGGAAGTCATCACAGTCAATACACATGTGCACCATCACAATACCTTACCTTCACTTTATTCCAATTGTAAAAGTCAGCAGGTTGAGACAAAATAATTTTCAGCGGATGTCTAAGTGTGGTGCCTCTATGATATCAGCACACAGAGTGTATCAGAAAGATGGCTCCCACGCAACCAAAGGTTCCTTGAATCCAACTAGAACAACACGATATTACATATATGCAATGCCTAGTCCAGTCAGGAAAAGGTCCGAACATTACATGGAGTAAATCAATGACAATCCTTTATGATGATCATAAATCAATCTAAAAAAATCAGACTGCTCATTTATATACCAAACTGAAGAACATCAGACTGCAAGCAAGATAACGAACTGAGCAGACTGCTCATTTATATACCAAACTAAAGAACATCAGAACAAGTCCTCACTCATTTACACACTAAACTTTGGACACTGGAAATAGGGTTGTGTATTCAGTTCATCAGGAATCGTGGCTTTGAAACCAGAAAGTACCTGGATTCTGCAATGCATCGTTGCTCAAGATGCCGACGAACTCGGCCCGCGTTTCCATGTGGTCAGAGGAACCTAGATTTGTCTCCTTGCGCTGAGTGCACCATGTCAGGTTCCTACACCAGCTTCCACCCTGTAGGCCAACACTAAAACAAAGCTTCAGTCATCTCCGTTGACACATAACATCAAACAGATAGCGGGTAGAGAAGCTGGCCATCACCTCCAAGTGGAGGAGCCACTTGTCGGACCCGTCCCAAAACCCCGGGAGCCAGTGGTACCCAGGCGGGGTCCCGTCCACGCACGCGGCGCCCTTCTCCCTGGAGCCAACCACGAGGGTGATGTCCATGAGCGTGGGGAACCGGTGGTCGTAGGACGGGTAGGACGTGGCAGACGGGGTGGAGGCATCACGGGAGGGGGTGGGGAAGAATGTGGCGGCGGAGGCGTCGTGTGAGGGGCGACGAAGAATGCGGCggtggaggttgggaccggctgaGGTAGGGACCGACAGTGGCACCTCGGTGAAGGCTGGGACCGAC
This region includes:
- the LOC123396264 gene encoding pectin acetylesterase 10-like, whose amino-acid sequence is MGGGCAGYTPPPPVLASANPPQVQSSAKPPSLSVPAFTEVPLSVPTSAGPNLHRRILRRPSHDASAATFFPTPSRDASTPSATSYPSYDHRFPTLMDITLVVGSREKGAACVDGTPPGYHWLPGFWDGSDKWLLHLEGGSWCRNLTWCTQRKETNLGSSDHMETRAEFVGILSNDALQNPDFYNWNKVKVRYCDGAHVY